One Streptomyces sp. L2 genomic window carries:
- a CDS encoding alpha/beta hydrolase, whose translation MAADFLAEVLPQPLHTLGLDGVRKFTAPQPPPRLTQVASVAEENATWAGPAGTHSSVRVRVYRPRVPRSGAAGLPCLLYLHGGGFTVGSLDGVDEVCRLFSRHAECVVVSVDYRLAPEHPCPAAIDDTRTAHAWLVENAADLGIDSRRIAVGGDSAGGGLAAALCLDLRDRALPQPALQVLVYPAVDDSFARPSWTEFADAPLMGAADAQWFWRQYVGDDGVAPSPLAVPFKAATLAGLAPAHIITAEVDPLRDDGEAYARRLDAEGVPVRHRRCPGVFHGFFTEVGAFSKAAEAVTDACADLRGVFTGGGLPGPPA comes from the coding sequence GTGGCAGCCGACTTCCTGGCCGAGGTCCTCCCCCAGCCCCTGCACACCCTCGGCCTGGACGGGGTACGGAAATTCACGGCCCCGCAGCCCCCGCCCCGGCTCACCCAGGTCGCGTCCGTGGCGGAAGAGAACGCGACCTGGGCGGGACCGGCCGGTACGCACTCCTCCGTGAGGGTGCGGGTCTATCGGCCGCGCGTGCCCCGCTCGGGTGCTGCCGGCCTGCCCTGTCTGCTCTATCTCCACGGTGGGGGCTTCACGGTCGGCAGCCTGGACGGAGTCGACGAAGTGTGCCGTCTCTTCAGCCGCCACGCGGAGTGCGTCGTGGTCTCGGTCGACTACCGGCTGGCCCCCGAGCATCCGTGCCCCGCCGCCATCGACGACACCAGGACGGCTCACGCCTGGCTCGTCGAGAACGCGGCGGATCTCGGCATAGACAGCCGCCGCATCGCGGTCGGCGGCGACTCGGCCGGTGGAGGTCTGGCGGCGGCGCTCTGCCTGGACCTGCGCGACCGCGCCCTGCCCCAGCCCGCGCTCCAGGTCCTCGTCTACCCGGCGGTGGACGACTCCTTCGCGCGCCCGTCCTGGACCGAGTTCGCGGACGCCCCCCTGATGGGGGCCGCCGACGCGCAATGGTTCTGGCGTCAGTACGTCGGTGACGACGGCGTTGCCCCCAGTCCACTCGCGGTGCCCTTCAAGGCCGCGACTCTCGCCGGTCTCGCTCCCGCCCACATCATCACCGCGGAAGTGGATCCCCTGCGCGACGACGGCGAGGCGTATGCGCGACGGCTCGACGCGGAAGGCGTCCCGGTGCGGCACCGCCGCTGTCCGGGCGTGTTCCACGGGTTCTTCACCGAGGTCGGCGCCTTCTCCAAGGCCGCCGAGGCCGTCACGGACGCGTGTGCCGACCTGCGCGGCGTCTTCACCGGCGGGGGCCTCCCCGGCCCCCCCGCGTGA
- a CDS encoding glucose 1-dehydrogenase, which translates to MTTPLLDRFRLDGKVAVITGAGSGLGAGFAVALAQAGADLVLAARRTDKLDAVAERVRAAGGRAVTVATDVTDPEQCEVMAGAGLEEFGRIDVLVNNAGIGTAVPALRERPEEFRQVIDVNLNGAYWSAQACAKVMEHGSSIVNVASTLGFITSYAPQAAYSASKAGLMGLTRDLSAQWSGRKGIRVNAVAPGYFASEMTAAVPEDLLKGFIAERSPLGRLGRQCELDAAVLFLASPASSYITGSTLAVDGGMSGH; encoded by the coding sequence GTGACCACGCCCCTCCTCGACCGGTTCCGCCTGGACGGCAAAGTGGCCGTCATCACCGGTGCCGGCTCCGGACTCGGCGCCGGCTTCGCCGTCGCGCTGGCTCAGGCCGGTGCCGACCTCGTGCTGGCCGCGCGCCGCACCGACAAGCTGGACGCCGTCGCCGAGCGGGTGCGGGCGGCCGGGGGGCGGGCGGTCACCGTCGCCACCGACGTCACCGACCCGGAGCAGTGCGAGGTGATGGCCGGGGCCGGGCTGGAGGAGTTCGGCCGGATCGACGTCCTGGTCAACAACGCCGGCATCGGCACGGCCGTCCCCGCGTTGCGTGAGCGTCCGGAGGAGTTCCGCCAGGTCATCGACGTCAACCTCAACGGCGCCTACTGGTCGGCCCAGGCCTGCGCGAAGGTCATGGAGCACGGTTCCAGCATCGTCAACGTCGCCAGCACGCTGGGCTTCATCACGTCCTACGCCCCTCAAGCCGCGTACTCGGCGAGCAAAGCCGGACTGATGGGACTGACCCGAGACCTGTCCGCCCAGTGGTCGGGCCGCAAGGGCATCCGGGTCAACGCCGTGGCGCCCGGCTACTTCGCCAGCGAGATGACAGCGGCCGTACCGGAGGACCTGCTGAAGGGCTTCATCGCGGAACGCAGCCCCCTCGGCAGGCTGGGCCGGCAGTGCGAACTGGACGCCGCGGTGCTCTTCCTGGCATCACCGGCCTCCTCCTACATCACCGGCAGCACCCTCGCCGTCGACGGCGGCATGTCCGGCCACTGA
- a CDS encoding phosphotransferase family protein, protein MNTVEGLDLGALTRFFTQSVPGFRGELHAELVQGGRSNLTYRLTDGHGSWVLRRPPLGGLTPSAHDMAREYRVVSALADSGVPVARAVALGDAQVMGVPFALVEYVDGVVLRTEAQLDAWPDQTVADCAHALVDVLARLHAIEPTAVGLDDFGRPAGYLARQVARWHDQWQRVRTRPLPDVEALHTLLAQTCPPESGASIVHGDFRIDNAILARDDPSQIRALVDWEMATLGDPLADLGLHLVYTDPVFAPVLAGRAASTSPRLPAPAHLAERYATVSGRGLDNLGYYIALGYFKIAVIAEGIHARHRQGLTVGSGFETVGDAPAPLAAAGLRALRRNL, encoded by the coding sequence GTGAACACCGTCGAGGGGCTGGACCTGGGCGCACTCACGCGGTTCTTCACGCAGAGCGTCCCCGGCTTCCGTGGCGAGCTCCACGCCGAGCTCGTGCAGGGCGGCCGCTCCAATCTGACGTACCGGCTGACGGACGGCCACGGCAGCTGGGTGCTGCGCCGTCCTCCCCTGGGCGGGCTGACGCCCTCGGCACACGACATGGCCCGCGAGTACCGGGTGGTCTCGGCACTCGCCGACAGCGGTGTTCCGGTGGCACGCGCCGTCGCCCTGGGCGACGCCCAGGTGATGGGCGTGCCGTTCGCTCTGGTCGAGTACGTGGACGGTGTCGTCCTCCGCACCGAAGCCCAACTTGACGCGTGGCCCGACCAGACGGTCGCCGACTGCGCCCACGCCCTGGTGGACGTGCTCGCCCGGCTGCACGCCATCGAGCCCACCGCCGTCGGGCTGGACGACTTCGGGCGGCCCGCGGGCTACCTCGCCCGCCAGGTCGCGCGCTGGCACGACCAGTGGCAGCGCGTCCGCACCCGCCCGCTGCCCGACGTCGAGGCCCTGCACACGCTCCTCGCGCAGACCTGCCCGCCCGAGAGCGGCGCCTCGATCGTGCACGGGGACTTCCGCATCGACAACGCCATCCTCGCCCGGGACGACCCGTCACAGATCCGCGCCCTCGTGGACTGGGAGATGGCCACCCTCGGCGATCCGCTCGCCGACCTCGGCCTGCACCTGGTCTACACCGACCCGGTCTTCGCACCGGTGCTGGCCGGCCGGGCCGCCTCGACCAGCCCACGTCTGCCCGCCCCCGCCCACCTGGCCGAGCGCTACGCCACCGTCAGCGGCCGTGGCCTGGACAACCTCGGCTACTACATCGCCCTCGGCTACTTCAAGATCGCGGTGATCGCCGAAGGCATTCACGCCCGCCACCGCCAAGGCCTCACCGTCGGCTCCGGGTTCGAGACCGTGGGCGACGCCCCCGCGCCCCTGGCCGCGGCCGGACTGCGAGCACTGCGGAGGAACCTGTGA
- a CDS encoding acyl-CoA dehydrogenase family protein — MSIDLTPEAAVADLTDRTARFVREVVLPVEEEHRGVVRSDRVRTQLQTAAREAGVFAPHVSPEYGGHGLDMRGRAPVFEEAGYSLLGPLALNIAAPDEGNMHMLEAIATPEQRERYLRPLATGAVRSCFAMTEPAPGAGSDPSALSTRAERASGGWRINGHKWFITGADGAGFAIVMARTSGEVGDRGGATMFLVDAGNPGMKTVRHIETLDESLFGGHIELVFDDCLVSDDAVLGAVDEGFRHAQVRLGPARMTHCMRWLGIARRAQDIAVARAAERRLFGSRLADLGMIQQMIADNEIDIAASRGLITQACFELDEGRSAAQSTAIAKTFCAEAIYRVVDRSLQICGSLGVSGDALLGRFLREVRPFRIYDGPSETHRWAIARRTVKRHEQAAAR, encoded by the coding sequence GTGAGCATCGACCTGACCCCTGAGGCCGCCGTGGCGGACCTGACGGACCGTACGGCGCGATTCGTCCGTGAGGTGGTGCTTCCCGTCGAGGAGGAACACCGCGGTGTCGTGCGTTCGGACCGGGTACGGACACAGCTGCAGACCGCGGCCAGGGAAGCGGGCGTCTTCGCCCCCCACGTGTCCCCTGAATACGGCGGCCACGGGCTGGACATGCGAGGGCGCGCGCCGGTCTTCGAGGAGGCCGGCTACTCGCTGCTGGGGCCGTTGGCGTTGAACATCGCGGCGCCCGACGAAGGCAACATGCACATGCTGGAAGCCATCGCGACGCCGGAGCAGCGAGAGCGCTACCTGCGCCCGCTCGCCACCGGAGCGGTCCGCTCGTGCTTCGCCATGACCGAGCCGGCGCCCGGGGCGGGGTCCGACCCCAGCGCGCTGTCGACCCGGGCCGAGCGGGCCTCGGGCGGCTGGCGGATCAACGGCCACAAGTGGTTCATCACCGGGGCCGACGGCGCCGGGTTCGCCATCGTGATGGCCCGCACCAGCGGCGAGGTGGGGGACCGGGGCGGCGCGACCATGTTCCTGGTCGACGCCGGCAACCCGGGTATGAAGACGGTCAGGCACATCGAGACCCTCGACGAGAGCCTGTTCGGCGGCCACATCGAGTTGGTCTTCGACGACTGCCTCGTGTCCGACGACGCGGTGCTCGGCGCCGTGGACGAGGGTTTCCGTCATGCCCAGGTCCGGCTCGGTCCGGCCCGTATGACGCACTGCATGCGCTGGCTCGGCATCGCCCGCCGCGCACAGGACATCGCCGTGGCGCGAGCCGCGGAGCGTCGGCTGTTCGGATCGCGTCTGGCCGATCTCGGGATGATCCAGCAGATGATCGCGGACAACGAGATCGACATCGCCGCCTCGCGAGGGCTGATCACACAGGCGTGCTTCGAGCTGGACGAGGGCCGCTCGGCGGCGCAGTCCACGGCGATCGCCAAGACCTTCTGTGCCGAGGCCATCTATCGCGTGGTGGACCGCTCGCTGCAGATCTGCGGTTCGCTCGGAGTCTCCGGGGACGCGCTGCTCGGCCGGTTCCTGCGCGAGGTCCGCCCGTTCCGGATCTACGACGGCCCGTCCGAGACCCACCGCTGGGCCATCGCCCGCCGCACGGTGAAGCGCCACGAGCAGGCGGCCGCCCGGTGA
- a CDS encoding TetR/AcrR family transcriptional regulator, translated as MSRTDDIRAAALELFTSRGYESTTMADIGAAVGIRGPSLYKHVASKQDLLARIMTGTMRDLMDLHRTAIATTTDPAERLRRATEAHVRYHARHRLEAFVGNREIRSLEEPHLGEVLAQRAQYETGFRDLINTGVAAGRFHVASARLASYAVLDLGMGVAVWFREDGEITEDAVVWEYGEFALRLVGAIG; from the coding sequence GTGTCCCGGACCGACGACATCCGCGCCGCCGCGCTGGAGCTGTTCACCAGCCGCGGCTACGAATCGACGACCATGGCGGACATCGGCGCGGCCGTCGGCATCCGCGGCCCCAGCCTCTACAAGCACGTCGCGTCCAAACAGGACCTGCTCGCGCGGATCATGACCGGCACCATGCGGGACCTGATGGACCTGCACCGCACGGCCATCGCCACCACCACCGACCCCGCCGAGCGGCTGCGCAGAGCCACCGAAGCGCATGTGCGCTACCACGCCCGCCACCGCCTCGAAGCCTTCGTCGGCAACCGCGAGATCCGCAGCCTCGAAGAACCGCACCTCGGCGAAGTGCTGGCACAACGAGCCCAGTACGAGACAGGCTTCCGCGACCTGATCAACACCGGAGTCGCCGCGGGCCGCTTCCACGTGGCCTCCGCCCGCCTGGCCTCATACGCGGTCCTCGACCTCGGCATGGGCGTCGCCGTCTGGTTCCGCGAGGACGGCGAGATCACCGAGGATGCCGTGGTGTGGGAGTACGGCGAATTCGCCCTGCGCCTCGTCGGCGCCATCGGCTGA
- a CDS encoding TetR/AcrR family transcriptional regulator → MFERSSPGQAASRPGGVQRRGKERRQAILDAAAAVLAEQGYEAATLKAMGERAGIPTASVYYYFSDRHEVEAELMERHMSELAELIAEALDSPDARTLAGAVDTLIDTPRDYFRQHRGCVELWFAGEVAPIVRAFDEAQADRAWTLLVERGLLRADTPRLVAHTAWEAGNRLFEMAFRRSATGDSGTIEEARRLVGAYLATYAPADRQQPRR, encoded by the coding sequence ATGTTCGAAAGGTCTTCGCCGGGCCAGGCGGCCTCCCGGCCGGGCGGTGTGCAGCGCCGGGGGAAGGAACGCAGGCAGGCCATCCTGGACGCCGCGGCGGCCGTGCTCGCCGAACAAGGCTACGAAGCCGCCACCCTCAAGGCGATGGGCGAGCGGGCGGGCATCCCGACCGCTTCCGTCTACTACTACTTCTCCGACCGCCATGAGGTCGAGGCCGAACTCATGGAACGTCACATGTCCGAGCTGGCCGAGCTCATCGCCGAGGCCCTGGACAGTCCCGACGCCCGAACTCTCGCCGGAGCCGTCGACACCCTCATCGACACGCCGCGGGACTACTTCCGTCAGCACCGCGGCTGTGTGGAACTGTGGTTCGCCGGGGAGGTCGCCCCCATCGTGCGGGCCTTCGACGAGGCCCAGGCGGACCGGGCGTGGACCCTCTTGGTCGAGCGAGGACTGCTTCGCGCCGACACTCCCCGACTCGTCGCGCACACAGCGTGGGAGGCAGGGAACCGTCTCTTCGAGATGGCCTTCCGCCGCAGCGCGACCGGCGACTCCGGCACGATCGAGGAAGCACGACGTCTCGTCGGCGCCTACCTCGCCACCTATGCCCCGGCAGACCGGCAGCAGCCTCGCCGGTAG
- a CDS encoding DUF485 domain-containing protein has protein sequence MPPASTQNPAARSRRAFCTVNALPLAASVLLSCSATIGGVAVYGRLTLGIGWAVLQLALFVASTWWYESRARRRSDLPDPPRPTTGIGAAPRAGGAR, from the coding sequence GTGCCACCCGCCTCCACCCAGAACCCCGCAGCCCGCAGCAGACGTGCGTTCTGTACCGTCAACGCGCTCCCGCTGGCCGCGAGCGTCCTGCTGTCCTGCTCCGCCACGATCGGCGGTGTCGCCGTGTACGGCCGACTCACGCTCGGCATCGGATGGGCCGTCCTGCAACTGGCGCTCTTCGTCGCCTCGACGTGGTGGTACGAGAGCCGCGCCAGGAGGCGGTCCGACCTTCCCGATCCGCCCCGACCGACTACGGGCATCGGTGCCGCACCGCGTGCGGGCGGTGCTCGGTGA
- a CDS encoding transporter, translating into MTPHLLSSGALDPVGSGARVAVITAFFVFIGLCLLWLFTLATHEDDPERLYVADRSLSAAFNGFAMAGEQMTVVMLVAVPGVVALFGYDGVTSAVDSVIALGVLLLLAPRIRATGRYTLGELFSLRATGPGPRTAGAVVTVVIAIPLLMVQLRAGGVSAALLTGMSSETAQVVCTVLMGCLVACFAVVADLRGTSFMQVVKVPVTLLTLTVVTLLALRRFAWHPGNLLSAAADKSTSPGEYLAPGLWTHAAGLGPLSTISDHAVVILGTAMMPHLILRVSASRTGSTARRSMSIAVGLSGAFFLLLIVAGFAAAAVVGAEGIGAVDSKGQGAPILLASGVLPHDSTRRVVLITVVACVAFLAVLTAVASVTFATAVSLARDLFPRAGRPRAGIRETGVLRLTVVLLCVVSLVLATALHRYPIEFLLTFSMSVAASCVFPALIYSFFWDGFDRRGLMWAVYGGLLLCVVLTALSPTVSGTDYAVWPQDDFDWFPSNTPGLVSVPAAFLFGWLGSARPWVQAQRVEGDTV; encoded by the coding sequence GTGACACCTCATCTGCTGAGCTCCGGCGCACTCGACCCGGTCGGCAGCGGCGCCAGAGTGGCCGTGATCACCGCCTTCTTCGTGTTCATCGGGCTGTGCCTGCTCTGGCTCTTCACACTCGCCACCCATGAGGACGATCCGGAACGGCTGTACGTCGCCGACCGGTCCCTGTCCGCCGCCTTCAACGGATTCGCGATGGCCGGTGAGCAGATGACGGTCGTCATGCTGGTCGCCGTGCCGGGGGTCGTCGCGCTCTTCGGATACGACGGAGTCACGTCGGCCGTCGACAGCGTCATCGCCCTGGGTGTCCTCTTGCTCCTGGCGCCGAGAATCCGGGCCACCGGCCGCTACACACTGGGGGAACTGTTCTCCCTGCGCGCCACGGGACCGGGGCCGCGCACCGCCGGGGCCGTGGTGACCGTGGTCATCGCCATACCTCTGCTCATGGTGCAACTCCGGGCAGGCGGCGTCAGTGCGGCGCTGCTGACCGGTATGTCGTCCGAGACGGCACAGGTGGTGTGCACGGTACTGATGGGCTGCCTCGTCGCGTGCTTCGCCGTGGTGGCCGATCTGCGCGGCACCAGCTTCATGCAGGTCGTCAAGGTGCCGGTGACCCTGCTGACGCTGACCGTGGTGACTCTGCTGGCTCTGAGAAGGTTCGCGTGGCACCCCGGGAACCTGCTGTCCGCCGCGGCGGACAAGAGCACCTCGCCGGGCGAGTACCTGGCTCCGGGGCTCTGGACGCACGCGGCCGGTCTGGGACCGCTCAGCACGATCAGCGACCACGCGGTGGTGATCCTGGGCACGGCGATGATGCCCCACCTGATCCTCAGGGTCTCCGCCAGCCGTACCGGCTCCACGGCGAGACGTTCCATGAGCATCGCCGTAGGGCTGTCCGGCGCGTTCTTCCTCCTCCTGATCGTGGCCGGGTTCGCGGCCGCGGCCGTGGTGGGCGCCGAAGGCATCGGTGCCGTCGACAGCAAGGGACAAGGGGCGCCGATCCTGCTGGCGTCGGGCGTCCTTCCCCACGATTCGACGCGGCGCGTGGTCCTCATCACCGTCGTGGCGTGCGTGGCCTTCCTCGCCGTCCTGACAGCGGTGGCCAGCGTCACCTTCGCGACCGCCGTCTCCCTGGCACGTGACCTGTTCCCACGGGCCGGACGCCCCCGCGCGGGCATACGGGAAACAGGGGTGCTGCGTCTGACCGTCGTGCTGCTCTGCGTCGTCAGTCTGGTGCTCGCCACCGCGTTGCACCGCTATCCCATCGAATTCCTGCTCACCTTCTCGATGAGCGTCGCCGCCTCCTGTGTCTTCCCCGCATTGATCTACTCCTTCTTCTGGGACGGGTTCGACCGGCGAGGACTCATGTGGGCCGTGTACGGAGGGCTGTTGCTCTGCGTCGTGCTCACAGCCCTGTCCCCCACGGTGTCCGGGACGGACTACGCGGTGTGGCCGCAGGACGACTTCGACTGGTTCCCCTCCAACACCCCTGGCCTGGTCTCCGTACCGGCCGCTTTCCTGTTCGGCTGGCTCGGCAGCGCACGACCATGGGTCCAGGCCCAGCGAGTCGAAGGGGACACCGTGTGA
- a CDS encoding SDR family oxidoreductase: MTGGSRGIGAAVARRLAREGASVALTYVRAEEQARAVAKEIEAAGGTASVLQADLTLPNAAAQAVERTVEELGSIDILVKNAGFLAYGPLAEVTAEDLDRALAVDVRSVFLAAQAAARHMGDGGRIISIGSCFNGRVPGADFVVQAMAKTALLGMTKALARELGPRGITATTVDPGPIDTDMNPADGDAGDFQRDLTALGRFGEADDIAAAVAFLVGPGGRYVTGTNLAVDGGYTA; the protein is encoded by the coding sequence GTGACGGGCGGCAGCCGCGGTATCGGCGCGGCCGTGGCGAGACGGCTGGCCCGGGAGGGCGCCTCGGTCGCGCTGACCTACGTACGGGCGGAGGAACAGGCACGCGCGGTCGCCAAGGAGATAGAGGCGGCGGGCGGTACGGCCTCGGTCCTCCAGGCCGATCTCACGCTGCCGAACGCCGCCGCGCAGGCCGTTGAGCGGACCGTCGAGGAACTCGGCAGCATCGACATCCTGGTGAAGAACGCCGGCTTCCTCGCCTACGGCCCACTGGCCGAGGTGACCGCCGAGGACCTGGACCGGGCTCTTGCCGTGGACGTCCGGTCGGTGTTCCTGGCGGCCCAGGCCGCCGCCCGGCACATGGGCGACGGCGGCAGGATCATCAGCATCGGCTCGTGCTTCAACGGACGCGTGCCCGGCGCCGACTTCGTCGTCCAGGCCATGGCCAAGACCGCGCTGCTCGGCATGACCAAGGCGCTCGCCCGGGAGTTGGGGCCGCGCGGGATCACCGCGACCACCGTCGACCCCGGCCCGATCGACACCGACATGAACCCGGCCGACGGCGACGCCGGGGACTTCCAGCGGGATCTGACCGCGCTGGGCCGCTTCGGCGAGGCGGACGACATCGCCGCCGCGGTGGCGTTCCTCGTGGGGCCCGGCGGCCGCTACGTGACCGGCACGAACCTCGCCGTGGACGGCGGATACACCGCCTGA